The sequence ATTCGCTGAGCTCCTCGGGGCCATCTACGGCGCCGGCCATGAAGGTGAGGACCTCTAGGCGAGCTTCGTAGGCCTGGCCCAGGGCATCTGCCAGCACATCGGAGGGGATGCCGTCCAGCTTCGTATCGAGCTGAAGAGCGGTGACGAAGTCCGCAGTCCCGGCGACTTTAAAGTCCATGTCACCGAAGGCATCCTCGGCCCCCAGGATGTCCGTAAGGGTGACGTACTTCTCTTTCTTTCCGACCGTGCCGGTCACCAGGCCCATGGCAATCCCGGCGACGGGGGCCTTCAGGGGCACCCCGGCCATGAACAGGGAGAGGGTGGAGGCGCACACGGAGCCCATCGAGGTGGAGCCGTTAGACCCTAGGGCCTCCGAGACCTGACGAATGGTGTACGGGAAGACCTCCCGGTTGGGGATGACGGGGGCCAGCGCGCGCTCGGCCAGTGCCCCGTGTCCAACTTCCCGACGCTTGGGGCTGCCTACCCGGCCGGTCTCGCCGGTGGAGTAGGGAGGGAAGTTGTAGTGGTGGATGTAGCGCTTGACGCTCTGGGGGCCCAGCGAGTCGATATGCTGCTCCATCTTGAGCATGTCCAGTGTGGTCACGCCCATAATTTGCGTCTCACCACGCTCGAAGAGGGCAGAACCGTGGACGCGGGGCAGGATGTCCACAACTGCTCCGAGGCTGCGCAGGTCCTTGGGCTTGCGACCGTCGATTCGGATGCCCTCCTCCAGGATGCGCTGGCGCACAATCTGCTTCGTCACGTCGTTGTGGGCCGCGCGGATCTCGGCTTCACGATCCGGGAAGCTCTCGGCGAGTTCCGCCACGACTTCCTGCATGTTCTCCGCTAGGGCTTCGTCCCGCTCCTGCTTGTCGGGGATCTGCATGATGTCCGCGAGAGCCTCTTCGGTCTCCGCCTCCACGGCGGTGAGGACATCCCCGCCAAACGGCGGGAACAGCTCGAATTCGCGCTGCGCGGCATCCACGGTGCGGGCCAGCTCGACCTGCGCTGCGCAAAGGGTAGCGATGAAGGGTTTTGCGGCCTCGATCCCCTGGGCCACAACGTCTTCGGTGGGGGCGGGGGCACCTTCGGCGATGCGCTCCACCACGTTCTCCGTGGCTCCGGCCTCCACCATCATGACGGCCACGCTGGGTTCCGTGGAGCTGCGGCGGGCGTGCCGACCCCGGCCGCCGCCGCGGGCCTTCTTCACCGGTTCCGTCACGCGGCCGGCGACAACCAGCTCGAAGACCGCTTGTTCCTCCTGATCCTGGTCGGGGAATGCGACCCACTGCCCCTCCGGATGATCCTCGTCCACCACCAGGGCCATGCGCACCGCGCCGACGGGCCCGGACACCGGCAGGCCGCTGAGCTGGGTGGCTGCAGAGGCACCGTTGATGGCCACGACATCGTAGCGTTCCTTGGGGTCCAGGGACATGACGGTGACGATGACCTGCACCTCGTTGCGCAACCCCTTCGCGAAGGTGGGGCGCAGGGGGCGGTCGATAAGCCGGGCGGCCAGAATGGCTTCAGTGGCCGGTCGGCCCTCTCGGCGGAAGAAGCTGCCGGGGATGCGCCCCACGGCGTACATGCGTTCCTCCACGTCCACGGTCAAGGGGAAGAAATCGATGCCCTCCCGGGGCTGGCGGGATGCGGTCGTGGTGGACAGGAGCATCGTGTCGTCGTCGAGGTAGGTGGCCACGGCACCATCTGCCTGGCGGGCCAGCAGGCCCGTCTCGAAGCGGATGCTGCGGACCCCGAAGTCCCCGTTGTCGATGGTTGCCGCTGCCTCCCAAACCCCGGCCTCCGGATCGACCAATTCAATCGTGACGTTCTCGTTCTGCGGTGCGCTCATAATGTGGAGTGCAAGAACCTTTCTGCATTTTGTGCGGTGGCACGGAGATCCCACAGTGAACTTTTCCTCACGGCCTGGTCATCGATGCCGACCGTCGTGGGCGTGCCGATCATTGCCCTCCCGGGGAGGGCTGGTAAATCGCGATTCCGAGGGTATCACGAAAGAACCGCCCTCCAGCATGAGCTGGAGGGCGGCACCGTGACTTTGCGTCGCGTCCTAGCGGCGCAGGCCGAGGCGCTCGATGAGCGAACGGTAACGATCAATGTCGTTTTCGGCGAGGTACTTCAGCAGGCCCTTACGGCGACCCACCAGGAGCAACAGGCCGCGACGGGAGTGGTGATCGTGCTTGTGATCCTTCAGGTGCTCGGTGAGCTGGCGAATCCGGACGGTCAGCAGGGCGATCTGTGCCTCCGGGGAACCCGTATCGGTCTCATGCAGACCGAATTCCTTAAGGGTGCTGGCCTTCTGCTCCTGGGTTAGAGCCATGGTGGGAGTATCTCCTCAATCTCGATGGTTGTTTCAGTTTGCGCGTTGTTATTGGCGTCCGGAAGAAAAAAGAACAGTAACCGGAAAAGCGCCCGCGGCTACCGCAAACCACAGCCGCATGACGAGCAGCAAGCCTAACACCGTCGGTGACCGCAAACAAAAAGCGTGCGAGCGCCAAGTGACGGCGCAGCCACGAGCGGACGGCACACTTAGGGCCGCGTGGGAGCGCCCGCAGCGGCGCTCTCCAGCACGCTGCGGGTATTCGCCACATCCCGCTCGATCGCGGTCACAAGCTCCTCCACGCCGCTGTAGGTCTCCTGGCCCCGCAACCGCTCCACGAAGCTGACCTGGACCTTCCGGCCATAGAGATCGGCCTCGTGATCGAGGATGAAGGATTCCACGCTGAGGGGCTCGTGCCCAAAAGTCGGATTGGTCCCCACAGAGATCGCCGCCGGAAGCTGCGCTCCCACCGGCATGGTACCGACGAGGCCGCCGGGAGCTTCCCCCTCCTCCGGCACCACGGTGACATACCCCGCATACACCCCCTCCGCCGGGAGGGCATACATCTCCGGGAAGTACAGATTCGCCGTGGGGAACCCCAGGGCCCGACCACCCCGCCCGGCCCCGTGGACCACCTCCCCCTCCACCTCGAAGCTGCGCCCCAAAGCCCCCGCCGCCGCGGCAACATCGCCGGCCACTAGCCGCCCGCGAATCCAGGTGGAGCAGATGGTGTGATCCCCCTCCGTCAACAACGGGACAACCTGAACGTCGATCCCCCGCTGCGCACCCAGCTCGGCCAGCATCTCGGAGGTGCCCTCCGCGTTCCGACCGAAGGTGAAGTTCTCCCCCACAATGACGGTGCGGGCGTGCAGGATGTCGACGAGAACCCGATCCACGTACTCCTGCGGGGTCCACCCGGCCAGCTCGCGGGTGAACGCCACCACGACCACGTGATCGATCCCGCAGGCATAGGCCTGCTCGGCGCGCTGATGCACCGTACCCAACAGGGCGGGCACCGCAGACGGGCGGAACACCACCGTGGGATGCGGGTCGAAGGTGAACATCACGCTGGCGATCCCCCGCCGCCGAGCTTCGGCTACGGCCCGGTCCACCAGCTCCCGGTGGCCGCGGTGAACCCCGTCGAACACGCCGATCGTCACCACGGTGGGGCCCAGGTCGGTGGGAACCCTGTCCAGTCCGTACCACATACTCACGAGTGGCTAGCCTAGCCCATAGACTTGCGCCATGTCCGAAACCCCATCCTCCGCAGATACCGCTGCCCACCGGCCCCCGGAGGGCGGCATCCTGCAGCGATCCGGCGTGCTCGTGGTGGACAAGCCCGCCGGGATGACGAGCCACGATGTCATCGCACGGTTGCGCCGCATCTTCGGCACCCGCCGGGTGGGCCACGCCGGGACGCTGGACCCGATGGCCACCGGCGTGCTGGTCGTGGGGATCGAGCGGGGCACGAAGTTCCTCGCCCATGTCGTCGCCCATAACAAGCGCTACGAGGCCACGGCGGAGTTCGGGGCCACCACCGTCACCGAGGATTGCGAGTCGGCGGCAACCTCCATCGCCCCAGCCGCGAGCATCCGGGCCCTTCGGCCGGAAGCGGTCGCCACCGCCCTCACCTCATTCTGCGGGGACATCGAGCAGCGGCCCTCCTCCGTGTCCGCAGTGAAAATCAACGGCAAACGCGCCCACGAACTGGTCCGCGCCGGGAAGGACGTGCAGCTACCCGCCAGGCCGGTGAGCATCCACTCCCTCACGGTCGACCAGGTGGAACTCTTGGAACGCTCGGCCGCCGATGCGGCCCTGGTGGGCGAGGGCCCCCGCTGGCGCGCGGCCTTCGCGGTGCACTGCTCCTCGGGCACCTTCGTGCGGGCCCTAGCCCGGGACGCCGGGGAGGCCCTGGGAGTGGGGGGATATCTCACACAACTCCGCCGGGTGAGTTCGGGGCCGTTTCCGCTTGCGGAGGCCCAGACCTTGGAGCAGCTTGCGGCGCGTCCGGTGTTGACCTGGACCTTGGACGAGGCGATGGCTCGTTGCTTTCCCGTGCGGGAGATCTCCGAACCCCAGGCGCGGGATCTAGCGCTGGGCAAGTGGCTGGAACCCATCGGGCTTCAAGGGGTCCACGCGGCGGTAGGCCCGCGGGGGCGGGCCATCGCGCTTATCGAGGAGCGCGGATCCCGGGCGGCCAGCGTTTTCGTCGCCCGTCCGGCTGGCATGGACTAAGGCTGTTCACTGCCGCTGAAGCCGCCCTACCCCGCTGGCTAACGGCTAGTACCGCCGCACGGCCGTCACCGTGGCGATGAACCCGCCGGAGATGATCCAGCGCCCCTCAATGAAGGGCACGGGCTGCGGCTGGGCCAGCAAGTGCGCGGTGAAGGTGCCATCCGCACGGATGTCGATATCGGCCTCGTCGAAGTCCAGGAAGCGATGCGTCAGCGGGAACCAGGCCTTGTAGGTCGATTCCTTCGCACTGAACAGCACCTTGCCCATCAGCTCCCCCATCTCTCCGCGCTGCAGCCTGCGCAGTCGGCGCAACTCGGCGGGCCGCGCGATGGCCTCCAGCACCCCGTCCGGCAGCGCCGTCGCGGGTTCCGCGTCGATGCCGAGGGAGGCCCACCGCGTGCTGCTGCCCACGAGCGCTGCCCGATAGCCGTCGGTGTGGGTCAGCGACCCGGTGATGGCGTCCGGAAAAAGGGGCATTCCCCGCCGCCCCCGCAAGATGGGCAGGTCCGGGCCGAAGGAGCTCATGGCCTGGTGCGCGCACCAGCGAGAATCCCCGAAATCCGCTTTACGCCGATCTACGGCGGTGGCCACGAGCGCGCGTTCCTCGTCATCCAGCAGCTCGTACTTCTCCAGAGTGGGCGCGGTGGGGGGAACGTGCAACTCCACGATGCGGGTGCCGGTGGGCAGCATGTCGGCGACCACGACGGGGTCCTCCAGCTCGCCCCGCGGGGTTAGGGCAGCGGCGTGGGGTAATTCCACCGTGCGTTGACTCATTGCTCCACCTCCTCCGTGAGCACCGGGTAGGGCCATAGGCCGCGGTGTAGGCGCGGCCGTAGCGTGTATTGCCACTCTCTGGGATAACCGAGGGATACCTCCACGTGCGTTACGCCGTCGATGTTCCGGCGGACGGGCAGGTGCAGGTGACCGTGGATAACCGTACTGGCCCGGTAGCGCTTCGGCCACCCCTGGGTGTGCCGAGTGCCGGACCACAGGGCAATTTCTTCGTGGCGGACCCCGGCCATCATCTCCCGGGCGAGCGGCCAGTGGTTGACGAGGACGGTGGGCTCGGTGACTTCGCTGAGCCGGTCGACGGAGTAGTGCAGGCGTTCGTGGCACCACAGGGGGATGTCCACGTAGGGGGCGATGGCGTGGTGGTCGGTGAGGACGATGCCGCGTTCCTGGGCGGCGCTGAGGGCCTGGTCCCGGGTGGTGTCCGGGGCGCGCCAGGAGTGGTCGTAGAGGGTGAACAGCGGGACGATCCGATGGCCCGCGAAGCTCAAGTAGGGATCTTCCGGTGTGCTCGCCCCGGCGCTGCGAGCTGAGCGGATGACTGCCTCGTACTTATCTTTCCCGGTGAAGCGGTCGGTGCTGCGGGCGTAGATCTCGTGGTTGCCGGGGGTATAGATGACCTGCTGGAAGGTGGCGCAGAGGTCGTTGAGGGTGCGCCGGATGGTGCCGAGGTTCTCCGCAATGTCCCCGGCCACGATGAGCCAGTCCTTGGGGTGGGTGGGGCGAATAAATTTGTGGACAACGCCACGGTTACCTAGCGCGGCCATGTGCAGGTCGCTTACGGCCCACAGCGTGCGCCGACCGGGCGACCCGGAGCTGGGCGGCGGGGGGCCCTCGGGTGCGGGTCCCGGCGGGGGTGGCGATGTCTGGAGATCCATGGCGGTTCACAGTATCCCCGCGCGGCCGCCGGGCCGGGAAGGGTTCGGGGTGAGAATTACCTGTGGCGGGGGTAGCTACCGGGGGTAGCTGACGTGCCCCCGGGCTCCCAGACCCCTTAGCTCTCGGCCCAGCGCCCCGATTGGAAGCGCCACACCACCGCACCACACCGCAGCACGAGGAAGAGCAGCAGCCCGCACCACAACCCGGGCAACCCCCACCCGAGGGCCAGCGAGAGCCAACCCAGCGGGATGAAGCCCACGACTACGGAGAGCACCGTCGCCGTGCGCAGGAACCGGACGTCGGAGGCGCCCAGCAGCACCCCGTCCAGCGCGAAGACCACGGAACCGATGAGCACCATGACCACCAGCAGCCACCAGGCCTGCCCAATGCGGCCCAGCACCACCTCATCCGTGGTGAACAATTGCGGGATGTAGCCACTACCCGCAGCCAGGGCAGCGGCGATGAACAGTCCCGCCAGGACGGAGAAGCGGATCACGCGATAGGCCACTGCCTCCGCGGACGCCCGGGACTTCCGCCCCAATGCAGCCCCGACGAGGGCTTGGGCGGCGATTGCCACGGAGTCCAGCACGAGGGTGAGGAAGTTCCATAGCTGCAGCAGCACCTGGTGGGCGCCGAGAGCCCCGCTCCCCATCCGGCCCGCCACCGCAGCAGCGGAGAGAAAGGCAACTTGAAAGGACAGGGAGCGCACGATCAGGTCCTTGCCCATGGCCAGTTGCGGCCGAATGACTGACCAGTCCGGACGCCAGGGCCTGGCGTCCCCAAACCTCCGCCACCACAACATCGCCGTGGCCACGAAGCAGGCAGCGACGATGCTCTCCCCCAGCACGTTCGCCAGGGCGGAACCGACCACGCCGAAACGGTGCACGGCCCACGGGACGGTGATGGCCATGGGGATGACCCCCGCGAGCGTGAACAGCAGGGGTAAGCGGGTGTTGGCCACCCCCCGCAACCAGCCGTTTCCCGCCATAACCACGAGGGCGGGGACGATGGACAGGCAGGTGATCTGCATCCAGCTAGTGGCAAGCTGCGCCACCTCGGGATCTGGGGCCAGGGCCCGCATGATGATGGGACACGCGGCGAAGATGGTCACCGCCAGGGTGCTGCCCACGGCGATCGCGACCCAGGTGGCCTGGATCCCCTCGTAGATGGCATCCGCGAGCCGCCCGGCCCCGTAGAGTCGCGCGGACCGGGCGGTGGTGCCGTAGGAGAGGAAGGTCAACTGGGTGGTGACCGTGGATAGCACGGTTGCCCCGGCCGCGAGGGCGGCGAGTTGAGTCGCGCCCAGGCGGCCGACCACCGCCGTGTCCCACAGGAGGTACAGCGGGGTGGCGGCGAGGACCAGCAGAGCGGGCCACGCCAGGGAGAGGATCGTCAGGGAGCTGATCCGCTCCTGGCCAGGGCTATTCTCCGGGCTCGGCACTGCGGTAGGGATCCGCCTCGCCGGCCGGGCGGGAGTTCGCAGCCTGCGCCCGGATTTCCTCATCGCGGGCTCGGGCGCGGGCGAGGAGCTCCTCCATATGAGCGGAGGCCTCCGGGACCGTGTCCACCGCGAAGCTCAAGGTGGGGGTGAAGCGAACCCCGAGCTGATCGCCGACGATCTTGCGCAGTTGGCCCTTGGCCTTGGTCAGCGCCGCCTCCGCCAGGGCGAAGTCCGGGGCATCCTCGATGGTGCGGCCGCGCACAGTGTAGAACACCGTGGCGTCGTGCAGATCCCCGGTGACTCGGGCGTCGGTCACCGTGATGAACTCCACCCGGGGGTCCTTGATCTCCCGCTCCAGTGCGGTTGCCACGATGGTTTGAATCCTCTTGGCCATCCGCGCTGCCCGTGCGTGATCAACCATGGGCCTACAGTTCTCTCTTTCTTTTACTTACCTGACATGAAAACCGGCGACCGCTAGGTGCGCGGCACTTCCACCATCTCGAAGACCTCGATGATGTCGTCCACCGCGATGTCCGGGTAGGACAGCACCATGCCGCATTCGTAGCCGGCGCTGACCTCCGTGACATCGTCCTTCTCCCGGCGCAGGGACTCGATGGTCGCCTTCTCGGTGACCACGTTGCCATCGCGCACGAGTCGCACCTTGGCGTTGCGACGGACCTTGCCGCTTTCCACCATGCAGCCTGCAATGAGGCCGACGGACGAAGCTTTGAAGATCTGCCGGATTTCGGCCTTGCCGATTTCCCGCTCCTCGTAGATCGGCTTGAGCATGCCCTTGAGGGCCTGCTCCACTTCCTCGATAGCCTTGTAGATCACCGAGTAGTAGCGGATCTCCACGCCCTCGGCGTTGGCCACTTCCGTGGCCTTGCCTTCGGCGCGGACGTTGAAGCCGATGATCACCGCGTCCGAGGCGGCCGCCAGGTTGACGTTCGTCTCCGTGACCGCGCCCACGCCCCGGTCGATGATGTTCAGGGCGACCTCGTCGTCCACCTCGATCTTGAGCAGGGCATCCTCGAGGGCCTCCACCGTACCGGCGTTGTCGCCCTTGAGGATGAGGTTGAGCATGCTCGTCTCCTTGAGCACCTCGTCCAGATCCGCCAGGGACACGCGCTTACGGCTCTTGGCCTGCATGGCGTTGCGGCGACGGGCGTTGCGGCGATCGGCGATCTGCCGGGCGGTGCGATCCTCGTCAACCACGAGCATGTTGTCGCCAGCGCCGGAGACGCTGGTGAGGCCCAGCACCTGCACGGGGCGGGACGGGCCAGCCTCGCGCACGTCGTTGCCGTGTTCGTCGATCATGCGGCGAACGCGGCCGTGGGCATCGCCGACGACGATGGAATCGCCGACCCGCAAGGTACCGCGCTGAACGATGATCGTGGCCACAGGACCACGGCCGCGGTCCAGGTGGGCCTCGATGGCCACGCCCTGGGCATCCATGTCCGGGTTGGCCCGCAGGTCCAGGGAGGCATCCGCCGTCAACAGCACGGCTTCCAGCAGAGCCTCGATGTTCGTGCCCTGCTTAGCAGAGATGTCCACGAACATGGTCTCTCCGCCGTACTCCTCGGGAACCAGACCGTATTCGGTGAGCTGCCCGCGGATCTTCTCCGGTTGAGCGCCTTCCTTATCGATCTTGTTCACGGCCACCACAACCGGCACGTCTGCGGCCTTGGCGTGGTTGATGGCTTCCACGGTCTGCGGCATCACGCCGTCGTCCGCGGCGACCACGAGGATGGCGATGTCCGTGGACTTGGCGCCACGGGCACGCATCGCGGTGAAGGCCTCGTGACCCGGCGTATCCAGGAAGGTCACCAGGCGCTCGCTGCCCTCCATGTCCACCGGCACCTGGTAGGCACCGATGTGCTGGGTGATCCCACCGGCCTCACCGCCACCGACGTTGGCCTTACGAATCGTATCCAGCAGGCGGGTCTTACCGTGGTCCACGTGACCCATGACGGTCACCACCGGGGGACGCTGGGCGAGGTCTTCCTCTTCGCCCTCATCCTCACCGAACTGCAGATCGAAGGACTCGAGCAGCTCCCGGTCCTCGTCTTCTGGAGAGACGACCTGGACCTTGAAGTCCATCTCGTCGCCCAGCAGCATCAGCGTCTCGTCGGAGACGGACTGGGTGGCGGTGACCATTTCGCCAAGGTTGAACAGGGCCTGCACCAATGCTGCCGCGTCCGCGTCGATCTTGTCGGCGAAGTCCATGATGGAGGCGCCGCGAGCTAGGCGGATGGTCGCACCCTTGCCGTTGGGCAGCTTCACGCCACCAACAACGGAGGGAGCCTGCATTGCCTCGTACTCGTTGCGCTTCTGCCGCTTGGACTTGCGCCCGCGCCGCGGTGCGCCACCCGGGCGCCCGAAGGCGCCGGCAGTACCACCGCGACGTCCACCGCGACCGCCGCGCGGTCCACCCGGACCGCCCGGTCCGCCACCGGGGCCACCGGAGCCGCCGCGTCCACGGCCGCCACCGAAGCCCGCGCTGGACTTGGAGGGCATCTGCCCGGGGCTGGGGTGGTTGGGCATCATCGCCGGGCTGGGTCGGCGCCCACCGCCCTGGCGCTCGCCGCCGGGACGGTCACCCGTGCGCGGAGCGCCGCCGGGTCCACGCCCGCCAGCCTGCCCGCGTCCACCGGGGCCGCGCTGACCGGGGCGCGGTGCCCCACCGGGGCGGGGTCCCGTGCCACCGGGCCGCGGCATATCGCCGGGGCTGGCTTGGCCCCCGCGGGGACGCGGTGCCGGGCGCTCCGTGGCGGAGAAGGGGTTGTTGGCCACGCGGGGGCGACCACCGGGCTTCGGACCCGGCTTCGGGCCGGGCTTGCCGGGGGTTGCCGCCGCGCCGGCGGTGCCACCCGGGCGTTGGGTACCGCCGGGGCGCGGGGATGCCCCCGGGCGGGCAGAGCCACCGGGGGTGGCACCGGGCTGGGCACCCTGAGCCGGAGTGCCCGGCCGACCGGCACCGGGACGGTTTCCGCCGGGGCGGTTGGCGCCGGGGCGAGGTGCGCTGCCGCGCTCTGCTCCGGAACGCTCTGCGCTGGAGCGGTCCGCACCCGAGCGATCTGCACCGGGACGGGCAGCGCCGGGACGGGGCCCCGGGGTGGGGCCGGATGCTGCAGCGGAGTTGGGGGTACCCGGGCGGGGCCCCTTAGCACCGGGCGTTCCGGCGGCCTGCGGACCGGGCTTCGGCGAAGCTTCGGGGCGGGCACCTGCCGGGCCGCCAGCCCGGGAGGGGTTGGGCCGGGCCGGGGATCCCGGCTTGGCGCTGCTGCTGGGGGTGGTCCCCGGCCGGGCGGCATGGGTGGGCGCACCGGGCTTCGGGGCGGGCACATTGCCCCCGCCACTCCTGGCGGAGCCAGCGGAGTCCGACCCGCCCACGCCATAGTGCTTTTTCATCTTCTTCACCACGGGGGGTTCCACCGTGGAGGAAGCGGTCTTAACGAACTCGCCTTGCTCTTTGAGCGTTGCGAGAAGTTCCTTGCTCGTCACACCGAGCTGCTTTGCCAGCTCGTGAACGCGTAGCTTTCCGGGCACTACTCTCCTTTTGTTGGGTGGAGCCGCAGGCCCGGTCGGTGCGCTAACGCTAGGCGCCCACCAGGTACGTACGGCTCCCGTACGTGTGGTAACTCATCGCTGATGCTGCTTCATCGTGCGCTCATCAGTGTCTCGGTTCTTTCCTCGGTCGATGTAAACGAAGGTGTCCCCACCTAGGCGATCAACGCCGGGCGGGACCTTGTCCAATCCCTCATTGTGCCCCATAGCGGCCGCTGTAGTGAACTCGCGGCCCCCTGAGGCGGGGGGAATGGGCCCTCACCACGGGCTTCGAGCCCCCTCAGCTCGGCGGGGATTCTCCCGGGCGCTGGAGAGCAGCGATGTACTGCCCCACTGCGTCCGTGGACGTTCCCACCGGGACGCGCAGCGCCCTGGGGAGGGCTCGGCGCTTTTCCGCGAGGGCATAGGCCTCCATGGTCGGGGTGAGCCAGGCCCCACGGCCTGGCAGCTTTCGTTGCGGATCTGGGACGATGGTCCGCGCACCATCCGAGCCCACCTGCACCACGCAACGCAACAGCTCCGCCGGTGGGAGGACCTGCCGCAGCGCGACACACGTGCGTTGGGGGCAAGCCTTCGCAGGTGTGGACAAGGGAAGTGGGCCTCTTTCCTGTCCCCCGGGCGGTTGGGCCGGGGGGTGTGCGGGATACGTCCGTAGGCGAATTACATCACCGTGATTTAGTTTAACGCGCGGCGTCCCTAGGGCTCTAACTACTCTCCGCCGCGTCCCCGCCGTTTTCCACAGCGTCCCCGCTAGGCATCCGACCTACGGCATCCCCCAGAGTGCGGCTCTCCTCCTGCGCCAGCCCAGCGGCCTGCGTCTCGGAGCGGATGTCGATTTTCCACCCGGTCAACCGCGCGGCCAAACGGGCGTTCTGCCCCTCCCTCCCGATGGCCAGGGACAACTGGTAGTCCGGCACAACCACCCGCGCCACCTGCGCCTCCGGGTCCAACACGGTCACGCTGACCACCTTGGAGGGAGCCAGCGCGTTGCCCACGTAGGTCCCGGGATCCTCGGAGAAGTCAACAATGTCGATCTTCTCGCCGCCCAGCTCCGACATGATCGCGGAGACCCGCTGACCCCTGGGGCCGATGCAAGCACCCTTGGCGTTGAGCCCCTTCACCGTGGATTGCACGGCCATCTTCGTCCGGTGCCCGGCCTCCCGCGCGATGGAGACAATCCGCACCGAACCATCGGCAACCTCCGGCACCTCCAGCGCGAACAGCCCTTCCACCAGCTCCGGGTGGGTGCGGGAAAGGTTGATCTGCACGGCCCGCCCACCCCGGTTGGTCACGTCCGTGACGAAAGCCTTGACGCGGGCGCCGTGCTCCGGGTGCTCCCCAGGGATGTGCTCGGCGGGCAGGATTTGCCCGTCGATGCCGTCGAGCTCTGTGCCCAATCGGACGACGGTGATGCCGCGCTCGTTGGCCCTGGCGTCCCTATTGACCACCCCGGAGACCACCGAATACCGCAAGGGCGCATATTCATCGAACCGACGGCGGGTGCGCGCCTCGGTAATGGCGGAGCGGATGGCGTCCCGCACGACGCGGGTGGCCGAGCGGCCGAAGTTCTCCGGCGTGTCGTCTAGCTCGCCGGTGACCCGTCCCTCCTCATCGCGTTCGATCTGCAGCACCCGCACTTCCCCGGTCGTGCGGTCGATGTCTACCCGCGCGCTGCCCCGGTACCCCGTGGACTCCCGGTAGGCATGCACGAGGCCGCGGCTGATGGAGGCCAGCAGCTCCTCGGTGTTCACGCCCTCTTGGCGTTCCATGGCGTAGAGCACGCTGAGGTCAATATTCACTTGTTTCTCCTGCGGTATTCTTCCCGATCCAACCCGATGAGTTCGGCCTCCACCTGGGGGGCCGGTGAGAACTCAATTTCTACCACTGCCCCAGCCACCTCCTCGAATCCCACTTCTCGGATGGACGGCGGGGCCCCTTTGCGGCCCTTGTTCCCCTGCGCACCGTGGGAGCCCATGGTCGGTGCCGAGAGGAGTACGACGCCACCCTGATCCACCGCGGCCACTCGACAGATCTGCCCAGAGGGGAGCTTCACCAACCGACCGGTGTTACGGCGCCAATGGCGGGGCTCGGTGAGGGGATGATCCACACCGGGAGTGGTGACCTCCAGGGTGTATCCCGGGCCAAAGTTCACCTCCCCGGCGG comes from Corynebacterium heidelbergense and encodes:
- a CDS encoding MATE family efflux transporter, with translation MPSPENSPGQERISSLTILSLAWPALLVLAATPLYLLWDTAVVGRLGATQLAALAAGATVLSTVTTQLTFLSYGTTARSARLYGAGRLADAIYEGIQATWVAIAVGSTLAVTIFAACPIIMRALAPDPEVAQLATSWMQITCLSIVPALVVMAGNGWLRGVANTRLPLLFTLAGVIPMAITVPWAVHRFGVVGSALANVLGESIVAACFVATAMLWWRRFGDARPWRPDWSVIRPQLAMGKDLIVRSLSFQVAFLSAAAVAGRMGSGALGAHQVLLQLWNFLTLVLDSVAIAAQALVGAALGRKSRASAEAVAYRVIRFSVLAGLFIAAALAAGSGYIPQLFTTDEVVLGRIGQAWWLLVVMVLIGSVVFALDGVLLGASDVRFLRTATVLSVVVGFIPLGWLSLALGWGLPGLWCGLLLFLVLRCGAVVWRFQSGRWAES
- the infB gene encoding translation initiation factor IF-2, giving the protein MPGKLRVHELAKQLGVTSKELLATLKEQGEFVKTASSTVEPPVVKKMKKHYGVGGSDSAGSARSGGGNVPAPKPGAPTHAARPGTTPSSSAKPGSPARPNPSRAGGPAGARPEASPKPGPQAAGTPGAKGPRPGTPNSAAASGPTPGPRPGAARPGADRSGADRSSAERSGAERGSAPRPGANRPGGNRPGAGRPGTPAQGAQPGATPGGSARPGASPRPGGTQRPGGTAGAAATPGKPGPKPGPKPGGRPRVANNPFSATERPAPRPRGGQASPGDMPRPGGTGPRPGGAPRPGQRGPGGRGQAGGRGPGGAPRTGDRPGGERQGGGRRPSPAMMPNHPSPGQMPSKSSAGFGGGRGRGGSGGPGGGPGGPGGPRGGRGGRRGGTAGAFGRPGGAPRRGRKSKRQKRNEYEAMQAPSVVGGVKLPNGKGATIRLARGASIMDFADKIDADAAALVQALFNLGEMVTATQSVSDETLMLLGDEMDFKVQVVSPEDEDRELLESFDLQFGEDEGEEEDLAQRPPVVTVMGHVDHGKTRLLDTIRKANVGGGEAGGITQHIGAYQVPVDMEGSERLVTFLDTPGHEAFTAMRARGAKSTDIAILVVAADDGVMPQTVEAINHAKAADVPVVVAVNKIDKEGAQPEKIRGQLTEYGLVPEEYGGETMFVDISAKQGTNIEALLEAVLLTADASLDLRANPDMDAQGVAIEAHLDRGRGPVATIIVQRGTLRVGDSIVVGDAHGRVRRMIDEHGNDVREAGPSRPVQVLGLTSVSGAGDNMLVVDEDRTARQIADRRNARRRNAMQAKSRKRVSLADLDEVLKETSMLNLILKGDNAGTVEALEDALLKIEVDDEVALNIIDRGVGAVTETNVNLAAASDAVIIGFNVRAEGKATEVANAEGVEIRYYSVIYKAIEEVEQALKGMLKPIYEEREIGKAEIRQIFKASSVGLIAGCMVESGKVRRNAKVRLVRDGNVVTEKATIESLRREKDDVTEVSAGYECGMVLSYPDIAVDDIIEVFEMVEVPRT
- a CDS encoding YlxR family protein → MSTPAKACPQRTCVALRQVLPPAELLRCVVQVGSDGARTIVPDPQRKLPGRGAWLTPTMEAYALAEKRRALPRALRVPVGTSTDAVGQYIAALQRPGESPPS
- the nusA gene encoding transcription termination factor NusA, translating into MNIDLSVLYAMERQEGVNTEELLASISRGLVHAYRESTGYRGSARVDIDRTTGEVRVLQIERDEEGRVTGELDDTPENFGRSATRVVRDAIRSAITEARTRRRFDEYAPLRYSVVSGVVNRDARANERGITVVRLGTELDGIDGQILPAEHIPGEHPEHGARVKAFVTDVTNRGGRAVQINLSRTHPELVEGLFALEVPEVADGSVRIVSIAREAGHRTKMAVQSTVKGLNAKGACIGPRGQRVSAIMSELGGEKIDIVDFSEDPGTYVGNALAPSKVVSVTVLDPEAQVARVVVPDYQLSLAIGREGQNARLAARLTGWKIDIRSETQAAGLAQEESRTLGDAVGRMPSGDAVENGGDAAESS
- the rbfA gene encoding 30S ribosome-binding factor RbfA; protein product: MVDHARAARMAKRIQTIVATALEREIKDPRVEFITVTDARVTGDLHDATVFYTVRGRTIEDAPDFALAEAALTKAKGQLRKIVGDQLGVRFTPTLSFAVDTVPEASAHMEELLARARARDEEIRAQAANSRPAGEADPYRSAEPGE
- the rimP gene encoding ribosome maturation factor RimP, whose protein sequence is MAFPTVEDLTQHIQPLAREFGYDVEGVTITKAGAKSAVRVAVDADERPDLDGLEEFSGALSARLDAIESAGEVNFGPGYTLEVTTPGVDHPLTEPRHWRRNTGRLVKLPSGQICRVAAVDQGGVVLLSAPTMGSHGAQGNKGRKGAPPSIREVGFEEVAGAVVEIEFSPAPQVEAELIGLDREEYRRRNK